Proteins from a single region of Thermosinus carboxydivorans Nor1:
- a CDS encoding IS256 family transposase, whose protein sequence is MAQYQINIDSKILHQLFLSNAKDAAMASFLEEVLNQILQAQATEQLRAERYERTDERQGYRNGVYPHRLTTRVGTITLKVPRFRDGKFSTEMFARYQRSEQALVLTLMEMVVNGVSTRKVAQITEELCGSEFSKSTVSDLCKRLDPIVHAWNERPLKDQKYPFVMVDAMVIKVREEERVRSRGVMIAVGINAEGYREVLGIMLGDSESEASWSEFFSWLKRRGLCGVDLIISDHHGGLIRAIRQYFQGVTWQRCQTHFIRNILDATPKSLQPEILARVRAILAAPDRETAVMLLNETLAAYETKAPKAMAILEAGFDDAIAVLALPEKYRKRLRTTNGVERLNEEVRRRERVIRIFPNRASALRLIGALLMEIDDKWASGKKYLDMTDYWDWRERQTHITDSKIVKIC, encoded by the coding sequence ATGGCTCAATACCAGATTAACATTGATTCGAAAATTTTGCATCAACTTTTTTTAAGCAATGCAAAAGATGCGGCAATGGCGTCTTTTTTGGAGGAGGTATTGAACCAGATTTTACAAGCACAAGCCACAGAACAATTGCGTGCTGAGCGCTACGAGCGTACAGACGAGCGTCAAGGTTATCGTAATGGAGTGTACCCTCATCGACTTACCACCCGTGTTGGCACGATCACCCTAAAAGTACCACGGTTTCGTGACGGTAAGTTCTCAACCGAGATGTTTGCCCGCTATCAACGTAGTGAGCAAGCATTAGTGCTGACTTTGATGGAAATGGTCGTAAACGGTGTGTCGACCCGTAAGGTGGCGCAAATCACAGAAGAACTTTGTGGCAGCGAGTTTTCCAAGTCGACCGTATCAGACCTTTGTAAGCGCCTAGATCCAATTGTGCACGCTTGGAATGAACGTCCATTAAAGGATCAAAAATACCCGTTTGTCATGGTAGATGCCATGGTCATTAAAGTCCGTGAAGAAGAACGTGTGCGTTCACGTGGCGTAATGATTGCCGTTGGCATAAATGCTGAGGGCTATCGGGAAGTCCTGGGGATTATGCTGGGCGACAGCGAGTCGGAAGCCAGTTGGAGTGAATTTTTCAGCTGGCTGAAGCGGCGGGGCTTGTGTGGCGTTGATCTGATTATATCGGACCATCACGGTGGGCTAATCCGTGCTATCCGCCAATACTTCCAAGGAGTCACCTGGCAGCGTTGCCAAACGCATTTTATACGCAACATCTTGGATGCGACGCCGAAGTCCTTGCAGCCGGAAATTCTTGCTCGGGTAAGAGCCATTTTGGCTGCGCCGGATAGAGAAACTGCAGTAATGCTTCTTAACGAAACGCTTGCCGCTTATGAAACAAAAGCGCCAAAGGCAATGGCTATACTAGAAGCCGGCTTTGACGATGCCATAGCCGTTTTAGCCTTGCCGGAAAAGTATCGTAAACGCTTGCGTACGACTAATGGGGTTGAACGTCTCAATGAAGAAGTTCGACGTCGCGAAAGGGTCATTCGGATTTTCCCGAACCGGGCTTCTGCTTTACGTTTGATTGGCGCTTTACTCATGGAAATCGATGACAAATGGGCAAGCGGCAAAAAGTACTTGGATATGACCGATTATTGGGATTGGCGTGAACGACAAACTCATATCACGGACAGCAAAATTGTTAAAATATGTTAA
- a CDS encoding glycosyltransferase family 2 protein — MKISGYIITKNNERSLGWALESVSKYLDEIIIVDSGSTDRTLEIAARYTDKIYFNEFKNFAEQRNFAIKCCTGDWIYTMDADEVMGENLPYLFKFISKRYKAILIPRYNLVSLEPLAFIKKPHYSDWQVRLFLNDDNIYYDPNHPVHHQLINCKPRLKLYFVNIFHLHWLMYE, encoded by the coding sequence ATGAAAATATCGGGCTATATCATTACGAAAAATAACGAGCGCTCGCTCGGGTGGGCATTGGAGAGCGTTAGTAAATATTTAGACGAAATAATAATAGTCGACAGCGGGTCAACAGACCGGACGCTAGAAATAGCAGCAAGGTATACTGACAAAATCTATTTTAATGAGTTTAAGAACTTTGCCGAACAAAGAAATTTTGCAATTAAATGCTGTACTGGGGATTGGATCTATACAATGGATGCCGACGAGGTGATGGGAGAAAACCTGCCATATTTGTTTAAATTTATAAGTAAACGTTATAAAGCCATATTAATACCAAGGTATAATCTGGTCAGTTTGGAGCCATTAGCTTTTATTAAGAAGCCCCACTACTCTGATTGGCAAGTTAGGCTGTTTTTAAATGATGATAACATTTATTACGATCCCAACCATCCTGTTCATCATCAGCTAATCAATTGCAAGCCGAGACTAAAATTATATTTTGTAAATATTTTTCACCTACATTGGCTTATGTATGAGTAG